From the genome of Leptotrichia sp. oral taxon 847:
TTTTACCGAGTCCTTCAAATATTTTAAGTATTTTTCGTCATCACACATAGTTTTTCCTTCAACATCACTCAATTTGGCGACAGGTCTATCGTTTACATACTGAAGCTTAATTACAATATTTAGAGGTTTTTCTTTGGTGTCATTAGTTATAAATGTTCCGATTCCAAAAGAAATTTTTACTTTATCTTTAAATTTTTGATATAATTTTTCAGCATCGTCAAAATTTAGTGAATCGCTGAATAAAAGTGTTTTTGTCTTTGGATCTATTCCATATTTTTTATAGTGATTTAATATTTTTTCAGCCCAGGTATATGGATCACCTGAATCATGTCGTACTCCTGTGTAGTTATTTACCATGCTCCTGTCAAAATCCCTTAAAAATAAGTCTGTAGTTATCGTATCTGTAAGCGCTGTACCATTATCTCCCTTATATTCGTTGTACCAGTCTTCTAGTGCATAATGATTTGTATAAGCTAGTGGAATGGAGTCAATTCCCTGATACATCTGAACATATTCGTGTGCATAAGTTCCAATTGGTACTAAATTGTATTTCATTGCCAAAAATACATTGGAAGTTCCAACCATATTTTGAGTTTCGCTGGATAATTTTTTCACTACTTCTTCCTGCCATTCCCTTGAAAGTCTTCTTCTACAGCCAAATTCCGCAAATTTAAAATTATATTTTTTATTTTTAAAATCCAAAATTTTTTTATCCAATTTTTCTTTTGCTGAAATTATCAGTTCGTCGTAGTCAAATTTCATTCTAAAATACACTTCATTAATAATTTCAAGCAAGTAAATTTCAAATTGCATAGCACTAAAAAGCGGACCTCTCACAATAACTTTAAGTACTCCATTTTCAAGTGTTGTAGTCACATAATCTTTAATTGGATGCCACAATCTCAAAAATTCAACGTAATCTGACTTAATAAATCTTATCGAGCGTAAATAGTTCAATTCTTCACTTTTAAAACGCAAATTGCAAAAATAATCAATCTGATCGTTTATTTCCTTTAACATTTCTTCGGTAAAAATAATTCCTGAGATTTCTGCATTTAAAGTGATATTCTCCCACTAAATCCGTATGTTTGTGAAATATTACCTGATTCATATTGAATTTGTAGAAATCCGTGTCCAGTAAAGATGTTATAATGGGTTTTAATTTCATTTTATTTGTCCCCCTTTTTATATTTTGGCATAGGTAGTATTTTGTGTAAATTAATTTTATGTAAATAATCTATTTTTTCTTTTGCTTTTAAATCAGAAATATTTCCTGTTCTAATATATTCGTCCAAAATTTCATAGCTAAATCCTAATTTTTCTTCATCAGATTTTCCGCTCATTCCATCTTCAGGTACTTTTTTTAAAAACATTTCAGGTAATCCAAGTTCAGCTCCCAATTTTCGCACTTCAGTTTTTGTAAAATCGGAAATCGGTGAAAAATCTCCTGCAGCATCTCCAAATTTTGTCGAATAGCCCACATAATCTTCAGATAAATTACAAGTGTTAGCCACTCTCCCGCCAACAATAGCAGAAATTCCATACAATACAGCCATCCGTATTCTAGCAGGTTGATTAGTTTTGTAAGCGTCGAATTCATCGGGATTTACTCCCATTTGTAAAGAAATTGCCTCTTTCAAATCGTTTACAGTCTTTTCAATGTTGACTTCATAGTGCTCTATTTTCAAAAATTCCACTAATTTTTTTGAAAAGACAATATCGTGCTGTAATCCCTTCGGCATAAGGACTCCTATTACATTCTCATTTCCTAGTGCTTCCACACAAAGTGCTGCTACAACTGAGGAATCTGTTCCTCCAGAAATTCCCACGACAGCTTTACAGCTTTTTCCATTCTCTTCAAAATATTTTTTGATCCAGTTGATAATTTCTTCTTTTTCATTTTTCATGAATACCACCTCTTTTTTATATTATACTCAGAAATTTAAAGAATAACAAGTTTTATGAAAAAATTATAAAAATAATATTCATATTAGAGTTTTCTAATGTGAAATACAGTCTGTTATAGTATAAAAAATATATAATTAAAAAATTTAAAAATAATGAGGAAAAATGGATAAGATAAATAAAAAAGTAATGGAACTGACGGAAAATTTACTTTCAATAAATAAAAATATATTTTCCGAGTTATTAATTGATAATTTTAACAGTAAAACGTTAGAAAAAATTTTTTTTGAAAATACTAAATCAAGTAAAAATTTTTTTGAAAAAGAAGTTAAAATTATTTTAGAAATAAAAAAAGGAAACAAGAATATTTTAAAAAAATTAATAAATTTTAATA
Proteins encoded in this window:
- the pncB gene encoding nicotinate phosphoribosyltransferase, translated to MLKEINDQIDYFCNLRFKSEELNYLRSIRFIKSDYVEFLRLWHPIKDYVTTTLENGVLKVIVRGPLFSAMQFEIYLLEIINEVYFRMKFDYDELIISAKEKLDKKILDFKNKKYNFKFAEFGCRRRLSREWQEEVVKKLSSETQNMVGTSNVFLAMKYNLVPIGTYAHEYVQMYQGIDSIPLAYTNHYALEDWYNEYKGDNGTALTDTITTDLFLRDFDRSMVNNYTGVRHDSGDPYTWAEKILNHYKKYGIDPKTKTLLFSDSLNFDDAEKLYQKFKDKVKISFGIGTFITNDTKEKPLNIVIKLQYVNDRPVAKLSDVEGKTMCDDEKYLKYLKDSVKFRLEREREYQ
- the nadE gene encoding NAD(+) synthase codes for the protein MKNEKEEIINWIKKYFEENGKSCKAVVGISGGTDSSVVAALCVEALGNENVIGVLMPKGLQHDIVFSKKLVEFLKIEHYEVNIEKTVNDLKEAISLQMGVNPDEFDAYKTNQPARIRMAVLYGISAIVGGRVANTCNLSEDYVGYSTKFGDAAGDFSPISDFTKTEVRKLGAELGLPEMFLKKVPEDGMSGKSDEEKLGFSYEILDEYIRTGNISDLKAKEKIDYLHKINLHKILPMPKYKKGDK